The DNA window TAATGCATAGTCAAGATTGTTTCTTTCTTGTGCAATGTAAAGTACTAACCCTTGAATAAATTTTCTTCGCGGATCCGCATTAGAAAGAGTTATGTCCGTTTTGCCCTGAATATAAGACAATAAATCACTCTCGATGAGCTGAGGGTCCTTCTCAAGGAAGCTAACATCAGGCAAATTAAATCGATTCATCTATACTCACCCTCACTATTGGCTTGAGCTGTCCATTAAGAAGGTCACCTTCAAACCTTACTTGCTCAACAATAGCCCTTGGTTCATTTTCCTTAATTGCCCGGATGACCCTGGCTGCGCTTCTTGCCTTGGCCGCGGGAATTGGTGAATCCAAGTCGGGAATCCATCCGAAAGCCCTATCCATTGGACAACTAGACACCGTTGTTGAAAGGATGAACGCTACATTCTGCAATACTTCCTGTGCTCCAGTTGCCCCAAAATCGATTTCTTCTAAAGGCCTTATCTCATATTGCACGACGTCATTCCTCCTTCTTTATCATGTGACCATCTTTTTTGCATAATATTCTTTTAGCCCTAGGTTAACCTCAGCCGACAGCACATTACCCTGATCATCAATAGTTTTATAAGACTCACTTAACTGTTGAATCGACCATTGATTCTCTGAGACCGGCCTTTCTCCGATGATTAAGGGAGCGACTTTACCCGTGTCCCTCATTTTCCGAAGTCGCTCGAGCTCCTTTAAAGGATTAACTCCAAGCTCAGCTTTTAATAGGATTGTAAAGCTAAGCTCCTCAAGAGATGAGCCAATAAACTCTGATATCGGTTTATAGTTTAGAATCTCATGATCGCTCCATCTGGCCGATCCTTTTCTCTCGAAATTAGCAAAAGTTAAGGTTTTTTTCTCTGAGACTTCAAAGACTATATCTCCAAAACTACCAACCTTGGCCATGATTAACCACCTCCATTAGGCGGACTCGTCGTCCCTCCTGTCTCGGCATGCGTATGGCTTTTAAGCGAAACACCACTCGCCAAGACATCACCAGAAACAGTAACATTTCCAACTATATTGATGGGCCCGGCACATTCGATAGACAGCGTATGGTCTGATGAGTCATATTCCAGAATTGTTCCATCCTCAAACTCAATGTGCCTTTTGCTTTCGCTGATTACAGGCGGCGGATCTCCTTCCGAATATACCGCTCCCAGAACATAGCCCTTGTTTTGCGCCGTAAAGCTGCAAAATACTGCTTCACCAACTTTAGGCATCCAGTAATCTTTATTCTTTAAGGTTCCTCTTACAACAACCTGTAATTCTTCGGAAATAAGACTGTCCTGGTCATAAAATCTGACCCTGACTCTGCATTTGGCGGGGTTAATCGACACAACCTCTCCTACTCTCTCATTCATCAATACCCCTCCAAACATCTCCGCAGCTGAAGTGTCACCTTGCTTTGAGAATGGACTGCTTGCGTGATGATGTATTTTCCGTCGAATTTCCCGAACTTCTCTAAAGCAATCGTCATCCCCGCATCTAAGTGCTTTTCGGAAACGACTGTCATGGATACCGTTGTCGCGGTTTTATTCGCCTCGCGAAGTTTCTTCTTGGCTAATTTTTGCCCCTCGGCGACCGACTTTATTTCATTTTTAATCACAAGCACTCTACCCACCTTCGGAGGATTCGGCGGTGCAAAGGATGCTGTGATCGTATTCTTCGTGCTTGAGTCATGATATTGAACACGCGCCGACCGATAGGTACCGCTAAGCGTTGTCTTCGCCTGCCAGCTTATAACCTGGATCTCGTCGCCCTCCACACTTACCCGCTTAATGGTCGCCACGGGGGGCTTTGCCTCATAGTCGGCCTCATCCAGGATGACAATTGACCCACTGGATAACTTAAGACAAAGTCCCTCGTCGTTGCAGAGCTTATACAGATAAGCCAAGTCCGTTTCGCTTTCTTGCTCGTAGCGTTCTTTTTTAGGATCGTCGCCGGCTTCGAAATATAGCTTTAACCCATTCTGCCCGGCGATATCACCGGCAACGACTTTCAGAGTCGTGTTTTCCCAAGCTCTGAACTTTTCCTGGCCACGCAGACTTGACGACTCGGGGACAGATAAAGCTTTTATGGTAATATCTGAGGGCGGTCCCGCAGCCTCAATCTCATCGACTTCAAATTTACCAATCTTTGTTTTTTGCAGTTGGTCTTTCCATTCACGCTTGTAGACGACCGCCTCGATAAGATCTCCCTTAGCCGGAAACCATTCACCAAGCCATTTATGATCTACATCCTCCAGGGTAATTTGCAAATCGTCGATTTGCCCGCTTAGGTTATCGGTGAAGGTCCAATCTTTAATATGTCCTTCGAGCTCTGCGGTGATATTGCTCTTATTATAGGTTAAATCCAAGAAGGTCCATCTGCTATTCATAACTCATCATCCTCACCGAGCCAGGGTGGTCTTTCAGTATGCTTTGAGGTATCAACCTCCGGAATAGTCAACTCAATTCCCCCAGGAAATATTGTGATTTTTCGATGCTGCCGATTAGCCTCCAGCAACAAGGGGAGCCTGTATTCGCTCCCCAGCGTTTTATAAGCAATTGCGTCCCAGGTATCACCCTGTATCGTCACATACAGCTTAGCCAAAGAAACTCACCCTCTTATTTCCGCCCATATTTGGCATTTGAACATTATTGATGCGCATGGCCAGATTATATAAGGCCTGCTCCACCTGTTTACCAGCCGTTTGGATTGAGCTAAGTGACTCCAGCCATCCTTCTGCCTGCTCAGCCTGATTTGCTAAGGCCTCCAGATTAGTCTTCAGCTTATCTGTTCCGGATTTGAGCGTGTTTAATGAATCATCTGCCTGGGCTGCTGTCTCCTTGGTGTTGCCTGGCGGTTGGGCAGATTGTCGTGCGGTATCGACTGCTTTACCGCCCAGCCATTTACCACCGGCATAACCCACGATTCCCCCAAGGACACCACCTATGGCCGTACCAATTCCGGGGGCTATCGCAGTTCCGATTGCCGCCCCCACTTTAGCCCCGCCCGCTCCCGCGGCTAAACCTCCTGCCCCAGATGCGGCCGCCCTCGCCTTATCATCGGACCGAATGACATCGATGACCGTTGTGACAGCCGCTATGGGTACGGCCGCCTTGCCAAGCACCTTTCCAACGCCCCCTAATTTACTTGTCAATGAAGCAACTTTACCTGCTGTTTGTGCAGCCCTAGGCGCAGCTGTAGCGGCCGCCTTGCCCCCTGACTGCACTGCCTTGGCAGCCGGTGCAACGGTAGCAGCAGCTTTGCTTCCTAATTGGACCGGCCCTTTTGCCCCTATCATACCGCCGGCCATTTTACCAACGGCTAACCCACCTTTGACTAGGGCTCCCCCGCCAAGGGTCCAAGCTGCGGCCCCCAGCCCTAACCCAGACGCTAAATTTCCCTGAGCTAAGTTGCTAACTGACGATTTGACTAATCCCGTGAAAGCATTAAACCATGCCTTAGCCGCTATTTCTCCGAGTTTCGTAAAGATTTTATTCATACTCTCGCCGCCAGGGCCATCGAGCCACGCCGAAATCTTCACCGCGGCCTCATCCAGCATGTAGACAAACTTATCTCCAAAATCCATGCCTTCAAACTTCATGTATTTAGACAGATCTTTTCGGTATTGCGCATACGCATCCGGGTCATGCCTTATTTCCGGAGTTAACTCAGGTCTTTTCGTGGCGAACGGCTCAAAAATGTCCCTTAATCCATCGGCAAGCTGTCCCCCGGCTTGTTCGATGCCGCCTAAATTCGTATCGAGGATTGAGCCAACGCCTTCAAACAGTTCTTTGAAAACAGGAAGGACAGGGGTCATAAATTTAATCTGCGCCGTTTCAATCGAACCGCTTAATTCTTCCAAAGCCCCCGCATAGTTGTCTTTCATAGCATCTGCAGCCTCTTTGGCTGCCCCTGTGGATCCCTCCAAGGATTTGGTCAGCTCATCAATTTTATCCGAGCCGGCTGCAAAAAGGTTAATCATCCCTGTTGCTGCCTCTGTACCAAAAACAGTGGAAGCGTACTGCACTTTTTGAGTATCGCTCAGATTCTTTGTTGCCTTATTCCAATCCTTTGACAGCTGGGTCAGGCTTTTAAACTTACCTTGGGAATCCGTAACTTCGAAATTTAAGCTGCTCAAGGCCTTTGCAGCTTCTGTCGGCGGATCGGACAGCCTTATTAAAGCCATACGCAGGGCTGTGCCTGCCTTTTGACCGCCTAACCCTTTATCTGCCATAATGCCGGTCGCTGCCGCTAATTCTTCAAGGCTAATCCCCAATGTATTGGCCACAGGAGCTGCATACTGGAATGAATAACCCAAATCCTCAACCCCAGCTGCTGTTTTATTCGCGCTCATCGCCATGACATCGGCGACATGAGAAGCACCCGACGCTTCCATTGCAAAAGCATTCAGTGCCGAGGTAACAACTTCGGAGGTCATGGCCAGGTCCTCTCCTGAAGCTTCGGCGGCGGCTATGATACCAGGCATTGCACCCACGATAGCGTTCGTATCCATGCCCTTGGCGGCGATTTCGCCCATGGCCACGGCAACCTCACTGGCCGAAAGCGAGGACTTCGCTCCCAACTCAAGTGCTGTATCCTTAAGTTCGTTCAATTCCCTGCTTGAGGCTCCGGCTATGACTCCTACCTTGGTCATTTGCTGTTCAAAGTTCCCCGCCGTGGACAGAGAATTTATGGCAACCCCTGTAGCAGCCGCCGCACCAGCAACGGCTGCCATGGCCGCCGCACTTTTTGCCATAGCAGCTCCACCAGCCAGGGAACTCTTAAAATCATTCAGGCCTTTTTGCGCCATTTCAAGCTTTGCTAATTGCCTTGTCAGCCTCTTCGTTGCCTCTTCATACTGCTCTTGTTCGATTTTGCCTCTGCGAAAATCATTGTTCAGGGAATCCAGCGCACGTTGAGTTTGTCTTGCCTGGTTGCCTAAATCCGTTAAGCGATTGTTCACCCCGGAAAACGCATTGGAGAAGGAGCTGGCCAACTTTCCTCCAATCTGAAAACTCATTTCAAACGTTTTTCTAGCCATTTTCCTCCTCCTCAGCTAATGCCTCTCGCCATGCCTTTAGATCACGAAGGGTTTTTCTTTCCCAGTATTCAATGCTTGCATGAGTGATTGAGGCTAATTTAAAGTAGGCTCTGCGGAACTCTCTGGCTCCTCCGGCCGAGCCAACAATCCCATTAAAAAATTTCGCACAGTAAAGGTAACCTCCAAAAAATCAGGAGCTGATAACTTTTTTAGATCATCGGTAATGATTCCGGATGCTTTTGAGGCTATAATCAGCAAGACATTTTGGTTATAGACATTATCAAAGCCCCGCGGATCCCCGCCGGCGCGAATCTCCAAATCGGTTTGGAGAATGTCTTCACCGGTTAGTTCATCGAGTTTTAAATCTATCGTTTTAACTTCCTTGTCCTCTAAAGTTAGAGGTTTTATGAGCTTAATTTCCATTATGTTTCCCCCTTACATGCCCAGTGCTGTTCTAAGGTTTGCCAGATAGTCAATGCCATCCACGAGATAGATATAGTTGATTTTGTCCAGTTCAACCAGCGTTTTTCCCTCACGCTGAATCTTAATATAAAGCACTTCCAGTTCTGATGAGCCGTCATAGGTTGCCCCTTTTTCTGCCTTGCCAAGATCATTGGTTGTGGGTATTCCTTTCACGACGACCCGATTGGCCTTGAATTCGTGCCTGCCCTGAACTGCATTGTATTCCTGGTTCGCTAGGCGGCAATCGATCATCAGCACTTCCGGTTTTAGAAACTCCGTCAACTCACTTGTGATCATTTTCCAGTTGATTGTGAATTTCATGCTCTGAAAATGCCCGATATTGGGTGATTCATACTCTCCCGCTATACCGGCGCCGCTGACGGATTCCGTCATACTCTCAAAAGAAGGGAGTTGCAAATCAGCAGTTCCCTTCAGGTCTGCCGACCCATTCACATAAACCCTGAAATCATTCAATTTTTCCGGGATAATATTTTTCACTGAAGCTTCCCTCCTTTACACGGCAAATAATTGATTGTAATACGTTGCATCAAATTCCAGGGTGAATTCGATGCTCTCGGCCGGGGTGGGCTCAGCAAGGAAGACATGAAAACGAACGATGCCATTCAGGAGGTCCGTAATCGGATTTTCTTCGCTGCGGAATTCCACTCTGCCGCCTATCAGTGCCCCTTCTGCAGTCAGTCCATTAAGCCAAATATTCAAGTTGTCGACTACGGTGTCTATGAGGCGCCTATTGGTCGGATCGTCCACTTTTTGCCACGTTGTCAGGATAATGGTGTTAGCGACCCAGTTGTGCATCCGGCGGACAGGGATGAAGGAGTCTTTGACGTCGCTCACAGCCGGATACGTTCCCGTTCTATTCCCCCAAGCCCTCCATCCGCCAATAAAGTTGAGGGCTGTTACGATACCTTGTCCGTTTAAATAGGCAGCCTGGTCAGGTCCAAGGTTGATCTCTTTGCCATCCTCCAGCATCATCCTGTTCATCTGCAGCGCCTCATTGGATGGGCTTTTGTACGGTATATCGCCGTAGAGAGAATCTACATGATTCATCAAGCTGGCCAGCTGGGTTGATAGGTGAAACACATTATCCCCCAAAGCAATCTTGGGCCAGCATACGACTTCATTGGCTGCCGTATAGTTGTTTTGGTTTTTCCACTCCGCTACTTTGGTATAGTTGTTTGCTTCGGTAGAATCTACATCAACCAACGCTATGGCCTTAAAGTAGGTATTTATCACACCGACCTTAGCTTTCATTACTGCCTCGACCATGGGTTTTTTGCTGAATTTGGGGACGAGTAGGGTACCCGGAACCAAACCAAATTTCGGGAATACCGTATTCATCAACTCAAGCCCGGTCAAATCTCCGGTCTCTATATCCACGCCCCCGATGATGTCCGTTTCTGTAACTTTGCCGGGGTCAAGCCTGCTGTAGGATGCCCAAAGAGATGTCTGCTCCGCAGGAATTCCCCCTCCAGGGATTGGCGCAATGATGACTTTGCCTCCGTCATCAAATGAAGCTGTATAGTCAACATCTTTGATTAGCTCAGCTTCACTCACCTGGTTTAATTTCACCTTTAAAGTATCCAATAAGACACCCTCAACATTGATAGTGGCCTTTCCGTTTAAAACGTCTACAGTGCTGCCTGTAGCTTCCTCCACATGTGACGAGGGATCGAGCACGTTAATGAAAACAATGGGGGTCACGCCATACAAGCTAAACGCTGTATACATGGCTTCACATAAGGTATAGCTATCCCAGTCATTCGAATAGCCTAAGGCTTGTACGGCTTCAGAGTATGAATAGGCAAGCAAGGGTTTATTGACATACTCTTTTGATTCTGCCAAGTTAATGGGTGCGGTGCCGACAACAACCTGGAGCCCCGCCGTAGCCTCCACGGGAGAGATAATGGATGTTGGGACCTCACCGACATAGACACCATGTTTATAAGCCATTATTTCCTCACCCCACTAAAATACTTTTGTGCTTCTTGAAACCAAATCTGCTCCGGCGTTCCTTTTTGAACTACTTTCTTCTCAAATTCGGTTAATCGTTCAAGGGGGACAAACAAGCTTTTCAAGACCTTGTATTCTTCCATCTGCTCCTTTAAGTGTGGCGGATATCCATTCTTATACACGGTGTAGCGCGTGATCAATTTATTCGTTGGACCGACATAAATCAAGGCTGCTCCCTTTGTTTCAGGAACAGCCTTTTCCGGAGTTTCTTTTTTAGGCTTAGTAGTCAAAATGGTGTTCACTCCAATCTATTTGGACTTGGGGAATGTAAAAGCTCACTTCCATGGTTGTGTACCAATACGGAAAGGGCTGATCTTCAAAAAGATCGACCTTAATAGACCTTGTCAAGGAATAAGGGCCGATGACCTCAGCCTTCTTCAAGGCTATTTTGAGCCGTGTAGCGATGTTCAGAGGATCGCGCCAGCCGGTTTGTTCATCTTCACAATATGTGCCGATGATCACCCCGATCTTTACTTCGGTCGCTTCATTGTTATCATCCTCTTCGAGATATCTGACGATGATGAAAGGAAATTCGTTCGAGTCATCGCCTTTGTCTTTAGGCGGCAAATACCCGGCATAGACCTGCGGGGGCTTACCTGCGCCGGTTTTAGTAGCAAGGTCATACTCTGCAGCGGCCTTCTTAAAAAAGGCGACTAAGGAATCCACTAACTCAATCGGTGTCATTGTTTAAGCACCCTCTCAACCTCATGTTCCAGGCGTTTCTCTAACACTTCCCTCGCCGTTTCTTCCATCACCCTGATCCCGTCTTCATGCCCCATCATTTGAGGAACAGAAGGGCTATGCAGGCTGCGCAAGGGGAATCTGTTTTTGGTAACCCTGGTAAATACGTTGCGGTGGCGCCCGCGAACGGTCGTGATAAAAGAGCCCTTTACCATTCCCCCTGAAGAGCTTTTTTTGACCCTTAAATGGGCATAGCTCCCTTTCTTGGGTAAGGGTTTATTGGCTCGAACCTTAAAGTTGATACTTGAGATGGTTCTGTCTTTGGCATAAATATCGGCAACCATATCCGCCTGGTAGGCTTTTTTGATCTTAATTCTCCCGGTTAGATTGCTTGCTCCAATGAAGTATTCTTCTCGAACAAACTTTGAGACGGCGGATCGGCTCGCTTCAGCAGCACGGTTGATTGCCCTGACTGCAACTGCCGGGATTTGTTCCGGAAAATCTTTTAACTGTTCCTCAAGCTTTTGCAGCTGAGGAACAGTTAAATCAAAGCTCGTTTTCTTTCTCATATCGTCACCTTAGCTTTCGTGAGCTATGAGATTTATTTTTACTAAACCGGCTGCCTCAGATGCCCCTGTTACATAGTAATACTCACCGTCCAGTTTGAGCCTATACCCCACATTGGGCTTTTCGTAATCTGAGGACTTGACAAAGAGTGTAACGGAGCTGGTGAATATTCCCTGCATGGCGTTCTCTATCTCTACGGAGCGCCCAGAAAATTCTTCGAACCCATCTGAATCCACTATGGCCATCATTTCAACACCGTCAAGGGTATGGAGCTCTGCGAGCTCGTCCGCATTAAAAAAGGTGTTTAGGTCAGAGCGAACAAAGTCTTTAAAGCTGCTCAATTCAATCGCCGCCTTTGAGCTGATGCCATTCCAAATATTGAGCTATCCTCTCTTCGACGTTAGAAGCCGGCTCAATCCCCAATCCTTCTAATTTCGCTTTTTGAGCATTGGCTTTTAATTTTGCAAACTCCTCTGTGGTCAGTACATTATCCTCATCATCAAGTTCAGCGACTTTTAGTCTAATCAAGCGCTCTCCATCAACAGACGACAAGTTCCTAATAATATCGCCTTTTTTATAATCCTCTCCATTATGGCGAATTTTTCCGAGTGCAAGAACATCCATGATCCAAATCTCCTTCCTAGATAACCTTAGCCACAACCCAGCCGGCCACATTTGACGGGACCGCCAATGGTCGAGACAGCATCTGCAACCACCGCTGAGCCGGCTCAACCGTTACCCAGGATTGAGGCGTGATCTTGCCCATTACCCTAACAAATTGTTCAGTTCTTGGATCCATGATGACGTTAGCCCCATAATGGAAAGTGAACTTATCGCGAGTAGATAAAATGGCGATAGTCCCTTCAGGAATAAACGGCACATCTTCACCTTCATCATTCGTATAAGTCCCTGTATAGCTGTAGACATCAAGCCCTACATCGCGCAAGCGCCCATGATAGGTTACGCCATCGGGGAGTAATGTCGTGTCAATCACCCCGACATCTACCCCTCTGTTCTCTGCCAATTTTAAAACTTTGGGATGACGCATAATGGTGACGGCCGCATCGTAATCCGCTAAAACAATATTGGGGGTCGGTGCGTTCGCGTCCATGATTAACTTACGTTTCCCTGCCAAGAATGCGATAGGATCGGAATTCGGGTTGCTTAGGAGATCTTCTCCAGAGAGTGTGAAGACATTTTCAAAATCATAGTCGATGACCTGATTAACCCCTTCGCCTATCTGGGTTATCTTTCCTTGAAACATCAATTCTGCCGCCTGCTGGATTAAACGGCGTGTGATCGTCTCTTGCAGATCGACGATATCTTTTGCCAAAAGCTTTCGGGCCCGCACCTCCGGCTGGTCAGGGTTAATCAGGCTCTCCCCTGCGGCTCTTGTCTTAAGATCAATCGCGGTGATCGGCCGGGCCGGCTTAATCAGGGCTGGCTTGTATTGCTTTGCCATAAACCCGGTCCTCAAGATTACTTTGCCAGGCTGCAGTTCGGATACATAGGGTGCAATCGGCTTACTCCCTTTCATTGTCTGGATTTCAACACTTTCAGTCTCGAACGTTTCACCATCCTGGAAGAAAGTATTAAGAATATAGGTGCTGGGGGGCGGCAACTGGCCAATGACTTTTAAAAGGGTGGGAAAAGAATAAATATCTTTGATAGCCATGTGAAAACCTCCTATTTTACGACTCGTTTAGTGTAGATTTTAGCGGCATTCAGCGCCGCCTCATGAGTGGCAATGGTGTCAGTACCGCCAAAAATCAGGGCATCCCGGTTAAATTCCCCCGAAACATAAGCGGTAGCCCGCTGTTGGGCAGTGGTTGCATCAACTTCCTCATCAGCAAGCACACCAACCGGCACCTTCTCTTCGGCGGGTGTTGCCTCCGAATTGACAATTGTGCACACCCACATGCCCTCTTCCGTGAATCCGGTTCTTGCCAAGACTGTTCCGCGCTCGAATTTCGCATCCGTTGCCTGGTTAATGATAATAGACTGAGTGACAATAGGTTGTACCATTCCAGCAATTAGATTATCATATCCATCAATTTCATAAGCCGGCATTACTTTTTACCTCCCATCAGATTTTTAATTTCTTTCCCGATTTCGTCGGCCTCCGCTTGACACACAGCATCAGTATCCGGCGTTGCCGGGGCTTCATCCGGTGTGACTTGTCTAATTCCGCTATTTTCGCTGTCAGCCAACCGATCGGCTCCTTCTTTTGTCAAGCGCTCCTTTGAGGCCTTAACAATGTCCAGGGCCGCTTCCCCCGCTGCCCTTCCATCTTCAATTGCTTTTGCTACGATTTGGGACGCTCCCGGAGCGCCGGCCAAGGCATTGAGCTCGACTATACGATTCCGCTCCCGACTCATTCCTTGGTTCAATACTTGAGCATAAAGTTCGGGATGTTTTGCTTTCAGTTCCTCTAAATCCATGGTGGTATCCTCTCCTTTTGCACCTACAGGCGCTGTTTCTGGCTCTTTCATTTCAATCCCGAGGTTCGACGGCATGTTCATTTTCACAAGTTCGCTTCGAACTTTATTGATAACCACTTGAGGTAACTCAAAAGACTCCGATGCGCTATTGCTGACATTTATGGTTTCATCACTACTGAACATGATTTCATCCGCAAAGCCATGCTCTAGAGCCTTTTGTGCATTGAGATAGGTTTCTTTGTCCATAAGCTCAAGCAGCTCTTCCCGGCTTTTCCCTGTTTTAATCATATATGCATTGGTCGCAGCCTCATCTGTTGATAGCAGTAGTCCAGCCCGCTGACTGTGGATATGCCTATCGCCCTGTGAACCTATCGTTGAGTTGTGAATCATGATTTGTGCGGTAGGGGAAATACACAGCTTCTTTACCCCCATCGCCGCAACGGATGCTGCGCTTCCGGCCAGCCCGGTAATCTTCCCAACGGTATCTCCTGAATAATCCTTTAAGATAGTGAAAATTTCTGAACCAGCATGATATGATCCACCCCCAGAATTGATTAAAACCTCCACCTGCTCTCCGGCAGCTTCCTCTAAGGCCTTGCTAACCATCCCTGGGCTTGTAAACTCCATTCCGAGCCAACGGTAAATCATTGCATTGCTATCGCTTACAATAACTCCGTTAATCTTGATCTTTTTCTTCGTCGTTGCCACCTTTTACTTCACCCCCTTCCTCAAGCCCATATTGCTCACGGATCCTCTTTTCATAGGCGAGCTTTTGGATATTGCTCTCATACTCAGATCCGGTAAGCTCTGCCGCCTCCCTTTCGTGAGTGCTGTATCCATTGTTCACTCTGGCTATAGCAGCATTCACTTCCTTGACAGGATCTAATTGCCCCTGGGCCGGCCCGTGCCATTCAGCCCGAGTATAGGACTTAAACAACAGCGGATCATCAAAAATCCCCGGAGCATCAATCCGCCCTTTGATCACCGCTTCAACGAACCACTCTTCATAGATTGGCTGACAGAAATCCGCTGCTGTCCACGCTCTGCGCATGCGAAACATTTTCCAAGCTTCCAGCATGGCCGCCCTGGATGCCGAATACGAGTTCGTAAAATTTTTAAGCAGCAGCTCGTGAGGAATTTCTAGCGATGCTCCTATTTGCCGTAAAATAGCTGCTACAAATGGGTCAAATCCGGAATTCGGTCTACTCGGGTTAGCAAATACTGCCTTTTCGCCTGGCTCCAAAAATTGGATAGCGCCATTCCCTAGCCTCAAATCTTCGCCTATCGGGGGCAGTGGTTCACCAGTGGGGTTATCCGGAGGCAAGCCGAATTGATCCGGATCAGAGCTTTCCGATTCTATGAATACGGTAAACATTGCGCTGATAACCGCCGCCATCAGCTCCGCTTCTGTATACCGCTCCAATTGTTTTAATGATTCAATAATTGGCGCCAAAATCGGTACGCCTCGCCGTTGCTCCGGGCGCTCAGCCTCCATAAGGTGCAAAACATTGCGCCGGCCACTTTTCTTTCCAATGACTTCTACCCGGCTCCACTTAACCGGCGTAACAAAAGCCGATCCAGGATGTTTGTCAGCAAACCAATAGGCCGTAACCATTCCGTCAGCATCGATTTCAACACCATGACTGATCTTGCCATAGGTATTGGCCTCTTGGACCAAGGGGTTGCAGCAACGATCCGCCTCGATGACCCTTACGCGCAAATCATAGGTTGCATGTTTTCGGGGCAAAAGCGGTAAAAGCGCAAAGCAATCACCAGACATCATCTGTGATAAAAAGGCCAGCTGCTGTAGCTCATAGAAATTATGCAATCCCGCAGCGTCACAGTCTTTTGATTCTGCCCACAAAGCAAACTCCCGTTCAAGTTGTCGTTTCAATTCCCTTGCTTGACTATTTGACAAACGTAAAAAATCAGCATCAAAGGCCGGCTTCAGCTTTAACCCCGTGCCGATGATGTTCGTTCTCAGGGTTTTGAGCGCTCCGTTGGCCAGCGCGCCACCCATAAAGAGATCTCTTGCCCGGGGCCTGAGGTCATTAAGGTTTTGGTGGATGTCTTCCTCAGCATCTCCGGCAACCGGATTCCATGCGGTCATGGACTTTTTGCGCCGGCTTGCCCCGTGATCACCATAGCCCTGATTAAAAACCTCTTGAAGTGCTTTCTGTCGCGCAATCTCAGTTATGGCTTTTTCTCTTTTGAGGACTATGGATGGAGCAATCTTGCCCAGAAAACTTTCAAAGCGGCTCATAGATCAATCGGAATGTAGCGTCTGACCTTTTTAGGTAACCTGCCGTTTCGTTTGAGGTATTGAAGTCGCTCTACTTCTTTGCGCCAGTAGGTCACTCTTTCCCGGATCTGAGCCAAATTTGCTCGAGTCAACTCCCGGCTGCCGATTTTATAGCTTTGTCCTGTGGTTACGGATAATTCAGCGTTGAGCCACGCCTTTAAGTGCTCTTCTGCCTGCTCAAGTGTTATCGACATTCTCTTTCACCTCCTCTCAAGGTTTAAACGCTGCTTGATGTACCTCTCCGGCGCTTTGTTGGAGCCGCGGCAGGTGTTTTGACGATTGCACTATGAGTGCAAAACGGCTGCATGTTATCTAAATCAGGCTGTAATAATTCAATAGCTGCCCGGTTGTAAACCGCCAAGTCAAAC is part of the Desulfitobacterium chlororespirans DSM 11544 genome and encodes:
- a CDS encoding tail protein X, which gives rise to MAKLYVTIQGDTWDAIAYKTLGSEYRLPLLLEANRQHRKITIFPGGIELTIPEVDTSKHTERPPWLGEDDEL
- a CDS encoding phage tail assembly protein; amino-acid sequence: MEIKLIKPLTLEDKEVKTIDLKLDELTGEDILQTDLEIRAGGDPRGFDNVYNQNVLLIIASKASGIITDDLKKLSAPDFLEVTFTVRNFLMGLLARPEEPESSAEPTLN
- a CDS encoding phage baseplate assembly protein V, encoding MNERVGEVVSINPAKCRVRVRFYDQDSLISEELQVVVRGTLKNKDYWMPKVGEAVFCSFTAQNKGYVLGAVYSEGDPPPVISESKRHIEFEDGTILEYDSSDHTLSIECAGPINIVGNVTVSGDVLASGVSLKSHTHAETGGTTSPPNGGG
- a CDS encoding GPW/gp25 family protein gives rise to the protein MQYEIRPLEEIDFGATGAQEVLQNVAFILSTTVSSCPMDRAFGWIPDLDSPIPAAKARSAARVIRAIKENEPRAIVEQVRFEGDLLNGQLKPIVRVSIDESI
- a CDS encoding phage tail tape measure protein, which encodes MARKTFEMSFQIGGKLASSFSNAFSGVNNRLTDLGNQARQTQRALDSLNNDFRRGKIEQEQYEEATKRLTRQLAKLEMAQKGLNDFKSSLAGGAAMAKSAAAMAAVAGAAAATGVAINSLSTAGNFEQQMTKVGVIAGASSRELNELKDTALELGAKSSLSASEVAVAMGEIAAKGMDTNAIVGAMPGIIAAAEASGEDLAMTSEVVTSALNAFAMEASGASHVADVMAMSANKTAAGVEDLGYSFQYAAPVANTLGISLEELAAATGIMADKGLGGQKAGTALRMALIRLSDPPTEAAKALSSLNFEVTDSQGKFKSLTQLSKDWNKATKNLSDTQKVQYASTVFGTEAATGMINLFAAGSDKIDELTKSLEGSTGAAKEAADAMKDNYAGALEELSGSIETAQIKFMTPVLPVFKELFEGVGSILDTNLGGIEQAGGQLADGLRDIFEPFATKRPELTPEIRHDPDAYAQYRKDLSKYMKFEGMDFGDKFVYMLDEAAVKISAWLDGPGGESMNKIFTKLGEIAAKAWFNAFTGLVKSSVSNLAQGNLASGLGLGAAAWTLGGGALVKGGLAVGKMAGGMIGAKGPVQLGSKAAATVAPAAKAVQSGGKAAATAAPRAAQTAGKVASLTSKLGGVGKVLGKAAVPIAAVTTVIDVIRSDDKARAAASGAGGLAAGAGGAKVGAAIGTAIAPGIGTAIGGVLGGIVGYAGGKWLGGKAVDTARQSAQPPGNTKETAAQADDSLNTLKSGTDKLKTNLEALANQAEQAEGWLESLSSIQTAGKQVEQALYNLAMRINNVQMPNMGGNKRVSFFG
- a CDS encoding phage tail protein, whose amino-acid sequence is MAKVGSFGDIVFEVSEKKTLTFANFERKGSARWSDHEILNYKPISEFIGSSLEELSFTILLKAELGVNPLKELERLRKMRDTGKVAPLIIGERPVSENQWSIQQLSESYKTIDDQGNVLSAEVNLGLKEYYAKKMVT
- a CDS encoding phage late control D family protein gives rise to the protein MNSRWTFLDLTYNKSNITAELEGHIKDWTFTDNLSGQIDDLQITLEDVDHKWLGEWFPAKGDLIEAVVYKREWKDQLQKTKIGKFEVDEIEAAGPPSDITIKALSVPESSSLRGQEKFRAWENTTLKVVAGDIAGQNGLKLYFEAGDDPKKERYEQESETDLAYLYKLCNDEGLCLKLSSGSIVILDEADYEAKPPVATIKRVSVEGDEIQVISWQAKTTLSGTYRSARVQYHDSSTKNTITASFAPPNPPKVGRVLVIKNEIKSVAEGQKLAKKKLREANKTATTVSMTVVSEKHLDAGMTIALEKFGKFDGKYIITQAVHSQSKVTLQLRRCLEGY